ACCGCGCTAGCGCCGGCTGACTGTCACCAAAGCGCCTACCGGTTGGATGTACCGGCTCAAGCCGCTTCCTGAAACCGACGGTTCCCTGGCTACCCAACGCGTGATCAGGCCGGGGGCTGTGAGGACTAGTCGTACGCTCTGATGCGTGCTACTCAATGTCCTGGTTGGTCTGATCTGTGTGGTCGGGATCGTCGGCACCATCGTGCCGTTCTTACCGGGAACGTTGCTGTGCGCAATCGCAATCGGGGTGTGGGCGGTATTCACTGGCGGCTACGGCTGGTGGATCGGTGTTGGCGCGCTAGCGATCTTGGCCGCATCGATGGTGTTGAAATACCTGATTCCGGGTCGATCCATGCGCAATCAAGGCGTGCCCGCGGTGGTACTCATCGCCGGTGGCGCAGGCGGCGTAGTCGGGTTCTTTCTCATTCCTGTTGTCGGGGTTGTCGTCGGATTTGTCGCCGGGATCTACTGCGCCGAGTTGGTGCGGCTGCAGTCCATCCAGGCTGCCTGGCCGACGACCGTGGCGGCGATGAAGGCGGCCGGGATCTCGGTACTGATCGAGTTGGCCGCAGCGCTGTTTGCCACCGCGGTCTGGTTCGGTGGCGCCATAGCTCTGGCCTGATGCGGTGATGGGCGAC
The Candidatus Nanopelagicales bacterium DNA segment above includes these coding regions:
- a CDS encoding DUF456 domain-containing protein, whose amino-acid sequence is MLLNVLVGLICVVGIVGTIVPFLPGTLLCAIAIGVWAVFTGGYGWWIGVGALAILAASMVLKYLIPGRSMRNQGVPAVVLIAGGAGGVVGFFLIPVVGVVVGFVAGIYCAELVRLQSIQAAWPTTVAAMKAAGISVLIELAAALFATAVWFGGAIALA